The Myotis daubentonii chromosome 9, mMyoDau2.1, whole genome shotgun sequence genome has a segment encoding these proteins:
- the MMP1 gene encoding interstitial collagenase: protein MLSLPLLLLLLWGVGSHGFPAAPLKMQEDAEQTVQQYLEKFYDLKSDGEQIGRNRKSSLVVDKLKQMQEFFGLKVTGKPDAETLEVMKQARCGVPDVAPFVLTEGNPRWEHTNLTYRIENYTPDLSRVDVDHAIQKAFQLWSAVTPLTFSKVSEGQADILISFVRGDHHDNSPFDGPGEILAHAFQPGPRIGGDVHFDEDETWTKDFRNYNLYHVAAHELGHSLGLSHSTDIGALMFPSYSFSGDLQLSQDDIDGIQTIYGRSENPNQPMGPQTPEVCDSKLTFDAITTIRGEVMFLKDRFYIRISYYYPEPELNFITTFWPNLPNGIQAAYEFADRDEVRFFKGNKFWAVQGQQTLPGYPKDIYRSFGFPRSVKSIDAAVFEEETGKTYFFVADKIWRYDEYQRSMDAGYPKPIAANFPGIGNKVDAVFQKDGFLYFFRGKRQYKFDPKTKRILTLQKANSWFNCRRN from the exons ATGCTGAGCCTCcccctgctgctgttgctgctctGGGGCGTGGGGTCTCATGGCTTCCCAGCAGCGCCTTTAAAAATGCAAGAGGATGCTGAGCAGACGGTCCAG CAATACTTGGAGAAGTTCTATGACCTGAAGAGTGATGGGGAACAAATTGGAAGGAACAGAAAGAGCAGCCTCGTGGTTGACAAACTGAAGCAAATGCAGGAATTCTTTGGGCTGAAAGTGACTGGGAAGCCAGATGCTGAAACCCTGGAGGTGATGAAGCAGGCCAGATGTGGGGTGCCAGACGTGGCTCCGTTCGTCCTCACTGAGGGAAACCCTCGGTGGGAGCACACAAACCTGACCTATAG GATTGAAAATTACACACCAGATTTGTCAAGGGTAGATGTGGACCATGCCATTCAGAAAGCCTTTCAACTCTGGAGTGCTGTCACACCCCTAACTTTCTCCAAGGTCTCTGAGGGCCAAGCAGACATACTGATATCCTTCGTCAGGGGAG ATCATCATGACAACTCTCCCtttgatggacctggagaaaTCCTTGCTCATGCTTTTCAGCCAGGCCCACGTATTGGAGGGGATGTTCATTTTGATGAGGATGAAACATGGACCAAAGATTTCAGAA ATTACAACTTGTATCATGTCGCTGCTCATGAATTGGGCCACTCTCTTGGActctctcattctactgatatcGGGGCTTTGATGTTCCCCAGCTACTCCTTCAGCGGTGATCTTCAACTCTCTCAGGATGACATCGATGGGATCCAGACCATATATG GACGCTCTGAAAATCCCAACCAGCCAATGGGCCCCCAAACCCCGGAAGTGTGTGATAGTAAACTAACCTTTGATGCTATCACTACGATTCGAGGAGAAGTGATGTTTCTCAAAGACAG GTTCTACATACGCATAAGTTATTACTACCCGGAACCTGAGCTCAATTTCATCACTACCTTCTGGCCAAATCTGCCAAATGGAATTCAAGCTGCTTATGAGTTTGCAGATAGAGATGAAGTCCGGTTTTTCAAAG GCAACAAGTTCTGGGCCGTCCAGGGGCAGCAAACGCTGCCCGGATACCCCAAGGACATCTACCGTTCCTTTGGCTTCCCTAGAAGTGTGAAGAGCATCGATGCTGCTGTTTTTGAGGAAGAAACTGGGAAAACATACTTCTTTGTTGCTGACAAGATCTGGAG GTATGATGAATACCAACGATCCATGGATGCAGGTTATCCCAAACCGATAGCAGCTAACTTTCCTGGAATTGGCAACAAAGTTGATGCGGTTTTCCAGAAAGATG gaTTTCTCTATTTCTTCCGTGGAAAAAGGCAGTACAAATTTGATCCTAAAACAAAGAGAATTTTGACTCTCCAGAAAGCTAACAGCTGGTTCAACTGTAGACGAAATTGA
- the LOC132241734 gene encoding LOW QUALITY PROTEIN: stromelysin-2-like (The sequence of the model RefSeq protein was modified relative to this genomic sequence to represent the inferred CDS: substituted 1 base at 1 genomic stop codon): MNRLTILVLLCLSVCXAYPLNGAAKTEEEEGPNMDLVQHYLEDYYNLAKDVKQFARRKDSSPVVKKIQEMQKFLGLTVTGKLDSDTLEVMRKPRCGVPDIGEFRTFPGMPKWRKTRLTYRIVNYTLDLPRDAVDSAIEKALKVWEEVTPLTFSGICEGEADIRITFAVRKQRDFYSFDGPGKVLAHAYPPGPGIKGDAHFDYDKQWTKDASDNWYFRRRYPWNLQREFHLISALWPSLPSDLDAVYEVPSKDTIFIFKGKQFWAIRGNEGQAGYPRGIHTLGFSPTIRKIDAAVCDKEKKTYFFAKDKYWRFDENSQSMEQGFPRLLADDFPGDEPKVDAILEAFVLFYFLSGSAKFEFDPNVRMVTRILKSNNWLC; the protein is encoded by the exons ATGAACCGTCTTACCATCCTTGTGCTGTTATGTCTGTCAGTCTGCTAGGCTTATCCCCTGAATGGAGCAGCGaagacggaggaggaggagggccccAACATGGATCTCGTCCAG CACTACCTAGAAGACTACTACAACCTTGCAAAAGATGTAAAACAGTTTGCTAGAAGGAAGGACAGTAGCCCTGTTgttaaaaaaatccaagaaatgCAGAAGTTCCTGGGGCTGACAGTGACAGGGAAGCTGGACTCAGACACGCTGGAGGTGATGCGCAAGCCCAGGTGCGGAGTCCCTGACATCGGAGAATTCAGGACCTTTCCCGGCATGCCAAAGTGGAGGAAGACTCGCCTCACCTACAG GATTGTGAATTACACACTGGATTTGCCAAGAGATGCTGTTGATTCTGCCATTGAGAAAGCTCTGAAAGTCTGGGAGGAAGTGACTCCACTGACATTCTCCGGGATCTGTGAAGGAGAGGCTGACATAAGGATCACATTTGCAGTTAGAA AACAGAGAGACTTTTACTCTTTTGATGGACCTGGAAAGGTTTTGGCTCATGCCTATCCACCCGGGCCGGGGATTAAGGGAGATGCTCACTTTGATTATGACAAACAATGGACAAAGGATGCATCAG ataactGGTATTTTAGACGCAGATACCCCTGGAACCTCCAACGTGAATTTCATTTGATTTCTGCACTTTGGCCCTCTCTTCCATCAGACTTGGATGCTGTATATGAAGTTCCTAGCAAagataccatttttatttttaa AGGAAAGCAGTTCTGGGCCATCAGAGGAAATGAGGGGCAAGCAGGTTATCCAAGAGGCATCCACACCCTGGGTTTTTCTCCAACCATAAGGAAAATAGATGCAGCTGTTTGtgataaggaaaagaaaacatacttCTTTGCAAAGGACAAATACTGGAG ATTTGACGAAAACAGCCAATCCATGGAGCAAGGCTTCCCCAGACTGTTAGCAGATGATTTTCCAGGAGATGAGCCGAAGGTTGATGCTATATTAGAGGCATTTG TACTTTTCTATTTCCTCAGTGGATCAGCAAAGTTTGAGTTTGACCCCAATGTCAGGATGGTGACACGCATATTGAAGAGTAACAACTGGTTATGTTAG
- the LOC132242034 gene encoding large ribosomal subunit protein eL34-like — MVQLLTYRQRLSYNTASNKTRLSRTPGNRIVYLYTKKVGKEPKSVCGVCPGRLRGVRTVRPKVLMRLSKTKKHVSWAYGGSMCAKCVRDRIKGAFLIEEQKIVVKVLKAQAQSQKAK, encoded by the coding sequence ATGGTCCAGCTTTTGACGTACCGGCAGAGGCTGTCCTACAATACAGCTTCTAACAAAACCAGACTGTCCCGAACCCCTGGGAATAGAATTGTTTACCTTTACACCAAGAAGGTTGGGAAAGAACCAAaatctgtgtgtggtgtgtgcccaGGCCGACTTCGTGGAGTTCGTACTGTGAGGCCTAAGGTTCTAATGAGGTTGTCTAAAACGAAAAAACACGTCAGCTGGGCCTACGGTGGATCCATGTGTGCTAAATGTGTCCGTGACAGGATCAAGGGTGCTTTCCTTATTGAGGAGCAAAAAATTGTTGTGAAAGTGTTGAAGGCACAAGCACAGAGTCAGAAagctaaataa